The Fusobacteriaceae bacterium genome window below encodes:
- a CDS encoding GTP-binding DUF697 domain-containing protein codes for MKANILVCGPTGAGKTTLIQALTKFGTVPDENIGIGGAGLDQFTVYETDVADFIDADGLNPGQSAADYRRAAEAQKAWDPDAGPGEKVIHAVWYCVDGSSGVIDSQSVSFIKTLDDASLTLVTKSDEMTKEESERLLPGLREFLTTDEIVVVSAKKQTGLKKLLERTWAILEKTMKGPDMQNGEFKRRWDLYYEKKRNLWKERVGAEADELIRWAAGRAAVIALVPLPLADVAPLIANEAYMIKKMAGIYGYTTNESIVTMLGGVAGGSVVGKALASFLPGLKIPIAAAVTYGVGKAAKAYFESDMKLDVSVLKEKFEEAKDEAKLIDWEAEKDSAEKNEKK; via the coding sequence ATGAAAGCGAATATATTGGTATGCGGCCCCACAGGCGCGGGAAAAACCACCCTGATTCAGGCGCTCACAAAGTTCGGGACCGTCCCCGATGAGAACATCGGTATTGGCGGCGCGGGACTCGATCAGTTCACGGTTTATGAGACCGACGTGGCGGATTTTATCGACGCCGACGGCTTGAATCCCGGACAATCGGCCGCCGATTACCGTCGCGCGGCGGAAGCGCAAAAGGCCTGGGATCCCGACGCGGGCCCCGGGGAAAAGGTCATTCACGCCGTCTGGTATTGTGTGGACGGCAGCTCCGGCGTGATCGACAGCCAAAGCGTCTCCTTCATCAAGACGCTGGACGACGCCTCTCTGACCCTCGTGACCAAATCCGATGAAATGACGAAAGAAGAGTCGGAACGCTTACTCCCCGGCCTGCGGGAATTCCTCACGACCGACGAAATCGTCGTCGTTTCAGCGAAAAAACAGACGGGGCTCAAAAAGCTCCTTGAGCGGACCTGGGCCATACTTGAAAAGACCATGAAGGGCCCCGATATGCAAAACGGAGAATTCAAGCGACGCTGGGACCTCTATTATGAGAAAAAAAGAAATCTCTGGAAAGAGCGGGTCGGCGCCGAAGCCGACGAACTCATCCGTTGGGCGGCGGGAAGAGCCGCCGTCATTGCCCTCGTGCCGCTCCCCCTGGCGGATGTGGCGCCGCTTATTGCCAACGAGGCCTACATGATCAAAAAAATGGCCGGCATCTACGGCTATACGACAAACGAATCCATTGTCACCATGCTGGGCGGCGTCGCCGGCGGCAGCGTTGTGGGAAAGGCGCTGGCGAGCTTTCTGCCGGGGCTCAAGATCCCCATTGCGGCCGCGGTCACCTACGGCGTCGGAAAGGCGGCCAAAGCCTATTTTGAATCGGACATGAAGCTTGACGTTTCCGTCCTCAAAGAAAAATTCGAGGAAGCGAAGGACGAGGCGAAACTGATCGATTGGGAAGCGGAAAAAGATTCC